One part of the Anopheles merus strain MAF chromosome 3L, AmerM5.1, whole genome shotgun sequence genome encodes these proteins:
- the LOC121599599 gene encoding prominin-1 isoform X3, with translation MFVTNEQIASAVDHTPTVVRSSLLDAATYLRDAESQMRFVIAQGLATATERIRNDLEAVDKLLGEPIQHHLALFTGIDIIFESIIEISTSSSNLSRRIHLLQDALARAAKISYEAEYRLDELQIQLTVLQRQCTFRDRPLCDTLRIRNFEDTGLIDRIRKLQADRTLAKLMAMGEASRNSSMHALSQELTLARATFRNYAGEVRNATEDQAAQVEERLEELSNDTEETVSVLSQTIGELVGQVNRTANFSDSFFDRYREIGAILWLAGLATTIMTLLVTLILLSALSCGCCHADNKAGITLILGAVCICIASLALSGFTMMEMLLGAHGQLFICHPLYNEPDYTVLQKLIDKPGLIYPTEPQYGIIGELLRQAAPADARWSQPVQISLSKALNECEQGRGSYGTFQLDSLLNLSAKIEHRKRPELERAIESVGASEEPFLGFTVRIQGILEDMLYDSDLNMTSTRIELTQLSPDKDVLTFIDQLQRVSAQIQDVATSSRMTTLGSRAKRLQLSLLAPLEQLRGDIVYHLTALELQLSPWAAQVNKSLTHLRNAQSFLDTDAAEVCYNRSDTYRARLRGHLDAYRNYTTMVLNDRCASCRPLFDIFDAMRMLFCHHIMDPMNGLWFSAFLCLFLWAVATPLSLMLSSTYRRLEILSTKLQHSNSHRYNARASVREDQRESSHWSTQRSTVSVMPDIDRSNW, from the exons ATGTTTGTGACGAACGAGCAGATTGCCTCGGCCGTCGATCACACGCCCACCGTCGTGCGGTCTTCATTGCTCGATGCGGCCACGTATCTGCGCGACGCCGAATCGCAAATGCGGTTCGTCATCGCGCAAGGGCTTGCCACCGCGACCGAGCGCATACGGAACGATCTCGAAGCCGTCGACAAGCTGCTGGGCGAACCGATTCAGCACCATCTCGCACTGTTTACCGGCATCGACATCATCTTCGAGTCGATCATTGAGATTagcacgagcagcagcaacctgtCGCGCCGTATCCATCTGCTGCAGGATGCACTGGCCCGGGCGGCCAAGATCTCGTACGAGGCGGAGTATCGGCTGGACGAGCTGCAGATACAGCTGACGGTGCTGCAGCGCCAGTGCACGTTTCGCGATCGGCCGCTTTGTGATACGCTGCGCATCAGGAACTTCGAGGACACGGGGCTGATCGACCGTATTCGGAAGCTGCAGGCGGATCGAACGCTTGCCAAGCTGATGGCGATGGGTGAGGCGAGTCGGAACAGCAGCATGCATGCACTGTCGCAGGAGCTTACGCTGGCAAGGGCTACCTTCCGCAACTATGCTGGAGAGGTGCGCAATGCTACCGAAGATCAGGCAGCTCAGGTGGAGGAGCGGCTGGAGGAGCTGAGCAACGATACGGAAGAGACTGTAAGCGTGCTGTCGCAAACGATCGGTGAGCTGGTGGGGCAGGTGAACCGGACGGCAAACTTCTCCGACTCGTTCTTCGATCGGTACCGTGAGATTGGTGCGATCTTGTGGTTGGCCGGACTCGCGACCACCATCATGACGCTGCTGGTGACGCTCATTCTGCTGAGTGCGCTTAGCTGTGGCTGCTGTCACGCGGACAATAAGGCGGGCATCACGCTCATCCTCGGCGCTGTTTGCATCTGTATTGCAAGCTTAGCGCTGTCGGGATTCACGATGATGGAGATGTTGCTGGGCGCACATGGGCAGCTGTTCATCTGCCATCCGCTGTACAACGAGCCGGACTACACTGTGCTGCAGAAGCTGATCGACAAACCGGGACTGATTTACCCAACCGAACCACAGTACGGCATCATCGGAGAGCTGCTGCGACAGGCTGCCCCGGCCGATGCACGATGGTCACAGCCGGTACAGATATCGCTCTCGAAAGCGCTGAACGAGTGTGAACAGGGTCGCGGCTCGTACGGCACCTTTCAGCTCGATTCGCTGCTCAATCTGTCCGCGAAAATAGAGCACCGCAAGCGGCCCGAGCTTGAGCGCGCGATTGAGAGTGTGGGCGCTAGCGAGGAACCATTTCTTGGGTTTACCGTACGCATCCAGGGCATACTGGAGGATATGCTGTACGACTCGGACCTCAACATGACGAGCACGCGCATCGAGCTGACACAACTCTCGCCCGACAAGGATGTGCTCACGTTCATCGATCAGCTGCAGCGCGTATCGGCCCAGATCCAGGATGTGGCCACCTCGAGCCGCATGACCACACTTGGGTCGCGGGCCAAGCGCTTGCAGCTCTCGCTGCTGGCACCGCTCGAACAGTTGCGCGGTGACATCGTGTACCATCTGACCGCGCTCGAGCTGCAGCTATCGCCGTGGGCCGCGCAGGTTAATAAAAGCTTGACGCATCTGCGCAACGCGCAGTCCTTCCTCGACACGGACGCGGCTGAGGTGTGCTACAACCGTAGCGACACCTACCGGGCAAGGTTGCGGGGCCACCTGGACGCTTACCGGAACTACACGACCATGGTGCTGAACGATCGATGTGCAAGCTGTCGACCCCTGTTCGACATCTTCGATGCGATGCGGATGCTGTTCTGTCACCACATTATGGATCCCATGAATGGGCTATGGTTTTCGGCGTTTCTGTGCCTGTTTCTGTGGGCCGTGGCGACGCCACTGTCGTTAATGCTTTCCTCCACCTACCGGCGGCTCGAGATACTGTCGACCAAACTGCAACACTCCAACAGCCATCGGTACAA TGCACGAGCTTCCGTACGTGAGGATCAGCGAGAATCCAGCCACTGGTCGACGCAACG ATCCACCGTCAGTGTTATGCCGGACATAGACAGATCTAATTGGTAA
- the LOC121599873 gene encoding uncharacterized protein LOC121599873 has product MRHCRLYVFLLAALVLTECILAIEATDHKAIHLPTRAEQPRKLKSSRREGRFLGLLGLLTGLTLVDSLDDDNDRPRRSGFVKIDVGHPAALDAFYGAYGYSSPYWTGGSSINIKIPFRPPGAEFETMAVIPFPVHFPHTGPSHYGSAPGGIEPRPTIFSDPVPSASNGSETIVADELELPRGRKQKLASKKSSTTVKRRSRPKLSPPRTIRSTLRADAEPNEDTNVETVEETTTTSDTPTVLAPTEPTASNDPDVSATNTPTSDHHAPVSEEPEPATPASIVQSELNYVTQPMIPASYYTHQHSLADLSAIELTTAASTQDFPLAAFQPSRADHWQDYYGTVAQESSNRQLGFLPIAPPAH; this is encoded by the exons ATGCGGCACTGTAGGTTGTACGTTTTTCTGCTAGCCGCGCTGGTGCTAACCGAGTGTATACTAGCAATTGAAGCAACCGATCACAAAGCAATCCATCTACCGACGCGAGCAGAACAACCTAGAAAACTAAAATCGAGCCGCCGAGAAGGACGCTTTCTAGGGTTGCTTGGTCTGCTTACGGGCCTTACGCTGGTGGATTCCCTCGACGATGATAACGATCGTCCGCGACGCTCAGGGTTCGTCAAGATTGACGTTGGCCATCCTGCCGCACTCGACGCATTCTACGGAGCGTACGGTTACAGCTCACCCTACTGGACCGGTGGATCGTCCATCAACATAAAGATTCCTTTCCGACCGCCCGGAGCCGAATTTGAAACGATGGCCGTCATACCGTTCCCCGTGCACTTTCCACACACCGGACCATCCCACTACGGGTCCGCACCGGGTGGGATTGAACCGCGTCCGACCATCTTTTCCGATCCCGTGCCGAGCGCCTCGAACGGTTCA GAAACAATTGTAGCCGATGAATTAGAGCTGCCGaggggaagaaaacaaaagctcgCTTCTAAAAAGAGCTCTACAACCGTTAAAAGGCGATCCCGTCCGAAGCTGAGTCCTCCGAGAACGATACGCAGCACACTGCGAGCGGACGCAGAACCAAACGAAGATACTAACGTGGAAACTGTTGAGGAAACAACCACCACGAGCGATACGCCAACGGTGCTAGCGCCCACCGAACCGACCGCGAGTAACGATCCCGACGTCTCCGCTACTAATACACCGACCTCGGATCATCATGCGCCCGTTTCCGAAGAGCCCGAACCAGCCACCCCGGCGTCGATCGTTCAATCCGAGCTCAATTACGTAACCCAGCCAATGATACCAGCGTCCTATTACACGCACCAGCACAGCCTGGCCGATCTGTCCGCGATCGAGCTGACGACGGCAGCGAGCACCCAAGACTTCCCCCTGGCAGCGTTCCAGCCAAGCCGGGCCGATCATTGGCAGGATTATTACGGTACCGTCGCACAGGAAAGCTCGAACCGGCAGCTAGGGTTTCTGCCAATCGCACCACCCGCTCACTGA
- the LOC121599599 gene encoding prominin-1 isoform X1, translating into MHAMEQTSAIIPHDYPEPVATDSYIIPTLGLYHGSFVFTYLSTFLSYITPYDLPVVYCILELLRDAFHTKVSFLQLILEALKVESGYICLIAIFFLISLIPLCYTIAWGCAKEPDDDLNPGPTVDAIIQAEELSLEESLHCRKSFLGLMLQVVILLLIAGVIAMFVTNEQIASAVDHTPTVVRSSLLDAATYLRDAESQMRFVIAQGLATATERIRNDLEAVDKLLGEPIQHHLALFTGIDIIFESIIEISTSSSNLSRRIHLLQDALARAAKISYEAEYRLDELQIQLTVLQRQCTFRDRPLCDTLRIRNFEDTGLIDRIRKLQADRTLAKLMAMGEASRNSSMHALSQELTLARATFRNYAGEVRNATEDQAAQVEERLEELSNDTEETVSVLSQTIGELVGQVNRTANFSDSFFDRYREIGAILWLAGLATTIMTLLVTLILLSALSCGCCHADNKAGITLILGAVCICIASLALSGFTMMEMLLGAHGQLFICHPLYNEPDYTVLQKLIDKPGLIYPTEPQYGIIGELLRQAAPADARWSQPVQISLSKALNECEQGRGSYGTFQLDSLLNLSAKIEHRKRPELERAIESVGASEEPFLGFTVRIQGILEDMLYDSDLNMTSTRIELTQLSPDKDVLTFIDQLQRVSAQIQDVATSSRMTTLGSRAKRLQLSLLAPLEQLRGDIVYHLTALELQLSPWAAQVNKSLTHLRNAQSFLDTDAAEVCYNRSDTYRARLRGHLDAYRNYTTMVLNDRCASCRPLFDIFDAMRMLFCHHIMDPMNGLWFSAFLCLFLWAVATPLSLMLSSTYRRLEILSTKLQHSNSHRYNARASVREDQRESSHWSTQRSTVSVMPDIDRSNW; encoded by the exons ATGCATGCCATG GAGCAAACGAGCGCCATCATTCCACACGACTATCCGGAACCGGTCGCCACCGACAGCTACATCATACCGACGCTCGGACTCTACCACGGCTCGTTCGTCTTCACCTATCTGTCCACCTTTCTGTCCTACATTACGCCGTACGATCTGCCAGTAG TCTACTGCATTCTAGAGCTGCTGCGCGATGCATTCCACACGAAGGTATCCTTTCTGCAGCTGATACTGGAG GCCCTCAAGGTTGAGTCGGGCTACATCTGTCTGATAGCGATCTTTTTCCTGATCTCGCTCATACCGCTCTGCTACACGATCGCGTGGGGATGTGCGAAGGAACCGGACGATGATCTGAATCCCGGCCCGACCGTCGATGCCATCATACAGGCGGAGGAGCTATCGCTCGAGGAGTCACTGCACTGTCGCAAAAGTTTCCTCGGTCTAATGCTGCAGGTCGTcatactgctgctgat TGCCGGTGTCATAGCAATGTTTGTGACGAACGAGCAGATTGCCTCGGCCGTCGATCACACGCCCACCGTCGTGCGGTCTTCATTGCTCGATGCGGCCACGTATCTGCGCGACGCCGAATCGCAAATGCGGTTCGTCATCGCGCAAGGGCTTGCCACCGCGACCGAGCGCATACGGAACGATCTCGAAGCCGTCGACAAGCTGCTGGGCGAACCGATTCAGCACCATCTCGCACTGTTTACCGGCATCGACATCATCTTCGAGTCGATCATTGAGATTagcacgagcagcagcaacctgtCGCGCCGTATCCATCTGCTGCAGGATGCACTGGCCCGGGCGGCCAAGATCTCGTACGAGGCGGAGTATCGGCTGGACGAGCTGCAGATACAGCTGACGGTGCTGCAGCGCCAGTGCACGTTTCGCGATCGGCCGCTTTGTGATACGCTGCGCATCAGGAACTTCGAGGACACGGGGCTGATCGACCGTATTCGGAAGCTGCAGGCGGATCGAACGCTTGCCAAGCTGATGGCGATGGGTGAGGCGAGTCGGAACAGCAGCATGCATGCACTGTCGCAGGAGCTTACGCTGGCAAGGGCTACCTTCCGCAACTATGCTGGAGAGGTGCGCAATGCTACCGAAGATCAGGCAGCTCAGGTGGAGGAGCGGCTGGAGGAGCTGAGCAACGATACGGAAGAGACTGTAAGCGTGCTGTCGCAAACGATCGGTGAGCTGGTGGGGCAGGTGAACCGGACGGCAAACTTCTCCGACTCGTTCTTCGATCGGTACCGTGAGATTGGTGCGATCTTGTGGTTGGCCGGACTCGCGACCACCATCATGACGCTGCTGGTGACGCTCATTCTGCTGAGTGCGCTTAGCTGTGGCTGCTGTCACGCGGACAATAAGGCGGGCATCACGCTCATCCTCGGCGCTGTTTGCATCTGTATTGCAAGCTTAGCGCTGTCGGGATTCACGATGATGGAGATGTTGCTGGGCGCACATGGGCAGCTGTTCATCTGCCATCCGCTGTACAACGAGCCGGACTACACTGTGCTGCAGAAGCTGATCGACAAACCGGGACTGATTTACCCAACCGAACCACAGTACGGCATCATCGGAGAGCTGCTGCGACAGGCTGCCCCGGCCGATGCACGATGGTCACAGCCGGTACAGATATCGCTCTCGAAAGCGCTGAACGAGTGTGAACAGGGTCGCGGCTCGTACGGCACCTTTCAGCTCGATTCGCTGCTCAATCTGTCCGCGAAAATAGAGCACCGCAAGCGGCCCGAGCTTGAGCGCGCGATTGAGAGTGTGGGCGCTAGCGAGGAACCATTTCTTGGGTTTACCGTACGCATCCAGGGCATACTGGAGGATATGCTGTACGACTCGGACCTCAACATGACGAGCACGCGCATCGAGCTGACACAACTCTCGCCCGACAAGGATGTGCTCACGTTCATCGATCAGCTGCAGCGCGTATCGGCCCAGATCCAGGATGTGGCCACCTCGAGCCGCATGACCACACTTGGGTCGCGGGCCAAGCGCTTGCAGCTCTCGCTGCTGGCACCGCTCGAACAGTTGCGCGGTGACATCGTGTACCATCTGACCGCGCTCGAGCTGCAGCTATCGCCGTGGGCCGCGCAGGTTAATAAAAGCTTGACGCATCTGCGCAACGCGCAGTCCTTCCTCGACACGGACGCGGCTGAGGTGTGCTACAACCGTAGCGACACCTACCGGGCAAGGTTGCGGGGCCACCTGGACGCTTACCGGAACTACACGACCATGGTGCTGAACGATCGATGTGCAAGCTGTCGACCCCTGTTCGACATCTTCGATGCGATGCGGATGCTGTTCTGTCACCACATTATGGATCCCATGAATGGGCTATGGTTTTCGGCGTTTCTGTGCCTGTTTCTGTGGGCCGTGGCGACGCCACTGTCGTTAATGCTTTCCTCCACCTACCGGCGGCTCGAGATACTGTCGACCAAACTGCAACACTCCAACAGCCATCGGTACAA TGCACGAGCTTCCGTACGTGAGGATCAGCGAGAATCCAGCCACTGGTCGACGCAACG ATCCACCGTCAGTGTTATGCCGGACATAGACAGATCTAATTGGTAA
- the LOC121599599 gene encoding prominin-1 isoform X2 yields the protein MHAMEQTSAIIPHDYPEPVATDSYIIPTLGLYHGSFVFTYLSTFLSYITPYDLPVELLRDAFHTKVSFLQLILEALKVESGYICLIAIFFLISLIPLCYTIAWGCAKEPDDDLNPGPTVDAIIQAEELSLEESLHCRKSFLGLMLQVVILLLIAGVIAMFVTNEQIASAVDHTPTVVRSSLLDAATYLRDAESQMRFVIAQGLATATERIRNDLEAVDKLLGEPIQHHLALFTGIDIIFESIIEISTSSSNLSRRIHLLQDALARAAKISYEAEYRLDELQIQLTVLQRQCTFRDRPLCDTLRIRNFEDTGLIDRIRKLQADRTLAKLMAMGEASRNSSMHALSQELTLARATFRNYAGEVRNATEDQAAQVEERLEELSNDTEETVSVLSQTIGELVGQVNRTANFSDSFFDRYREIGAILWLAGLATTIMTLLVTLILLSALSCGCCHADNKAGITLILGAVCICIASLALSGFTMMEMLLGAHGQLFICHPLYNEPDYTVLQKLIDKPGLIYPTEPQYGIIGELLRQAAPADARWSQPVQISLSKALNECEQGRGSYGTFQLDSLLNLSAKIEHRKRPELERAIESVGASEEPFLGFTVRIQGILEDMLYDSDLNMTSTRIELTQLSPDKDVLTFIDQLQRVSAQIQDVATSSRMTTLGSRAKRLQLSLLAPLEQLRGDIVYHLTALELQLSPWAAQVNKSLTHLRNAQSFLDTDAAEVCYNRSDTYRARLRGHLDAYRNYTTMVLNDRCASCRPLFDIFDAMRMLFCHHIMDPMNGLWFSAFLCLFLWAVATPLSLMLSSTYRRLEILSTKLQHSNSHRYNARASVREDQRESSHWSTQRSTVSVMPDIDRSNW from the exons ATGCATGCCATG GAGCAAACGAGCGCCATCATTCCACACGACTATCCGGAACCGGTCGCCACCGACAGCTACATCATACCGACGCTCGGACTCTACCACGGCTCGTTCGTCTTCACCTATCTGTCCACCTTTCTGTCCTACATTACGCCGTACGATCTGCCAGTAG AGCTGCTGCGCGATGCATTCCACACGAAGGTATCCTTTCTGCAGCTGATACTGGAG GCCCTCAAGGTTGAGTCGGGCTACATCTGTCTGATAGCGATCTTTTTCCTGATCTCGCTCATACCGCTCTGCTACACGATCGCGTGGGGATGTGCGAAGGAACCGGACGATGATCTGAATCCCGGCCCGACCGTCGATGCCATCATACAGGCGGAGGAGCTATCGCTCGAGGAGTCACTGCACTGTCGCAAAAGTTTCCTCGGTCTAATGCTGCAGGTCGTcatactgctgctgat TGCCGGTGTCATAGCAATGTTTGTGACGAACGAGCAGATTGCCTCGGCCGTCGATCACACGCCCACCGTCGTGCGGTCTTCATTGCTCGATGCGGCCACGTATCTGCGCGACGCCGAATCGCAAATGCGGTTCGTCATCGCGCAAGGGCTTGCCACCGCGACCGAGCGCATACGGAACGATCTCGAAGCCGTCGACAAGCTGCTGGGCGAACCGATTCAGCACCATCTCGCACTGTTTACCGGCATCGACATCATCTTCGAGTCGATCATTGAGATTagcacgagcagcagcaacctgtCGCGCCGTATCCATCTGCTGCAGGATGCACTGGCCCGGGCGGCCAAGATCTCGTACGAGGCGGAGTATCGGCTGGACGAGCTGCAGATACAGCTGACGGTGCTGCAGCGCCAGTGCACGTTTCGCGATCGGCCGCTTTGTGATACGCTGCGCATCAGGAACTTCGAGGACACGGGGCTGATCGACCGTATTCGGAAGCTGCAGGCGGATCGAACGCTTGCCAAGCTGATGGCGATGGGTGAGGCGAGTCGGAACAGCAGCATGCATGCACTGTCGCAGGAGCTTACGCTGGCAAGGGCTACCTTCCGCAACTATGCTGGAGAGGTGCGCAATGCTACCGAAGATCAGGCAGCTCAGGTGGAGGAGCGGCTGGAGGAGCTGAGCAACGATACGGAAGAGACTGTAAGCGTGCTGTCGCAAACGATCGGTGAGCTGGTGGGGCAGGTGAACCGGACGGCAAACTTCTCCGACTCGTTCTTCGATCGGTACCGTGAGATTGGTGCGATCTTGTGGTTGGCCGGACTCGCGACCACCATCATGACGCTGCTGGTGACGCTCATTCTGCTGAGTGCGCTTAGCTGTGGCTGCTGTCACGCGGACAATAAGGCGGGCATCACGCTCATCCTCGGCGCTGTTTGCATCTGTATTGCAAGCTTAGCGCTGTCGGGATTCACGATGATGGAGATGTTGCTGGGCGCACATGGGCAGCTGTTCATCTGCCATCCGCTGTACAACGAGCCGGACTACACTGTGCTGCAGAAGCTGATCGACAAACCGGGACTGATTTACCCAACCGAACCACAGTACGGCATCATCGGAGAGCTGCTGCGACAGGCTGCCCCGGCCGATGCACGATGGTCACAGCCGGTACAGATATCGCTCTCGAAAGCGCTGAACGAGTGTGAACAGGGTCGCGGCTCGTACGGCACCTTTCAGCTCGATTCGCTGCTCAATCTGTCCGCGAAAATAGAGCACCGCAAGCGGCCCGAGCTTGAGCGCGCGATTGAGAGTGTGGGCGCTAGCGAGGAACCATTTCTTGGGTTTACCGTACGCATCCAGGGCATACTGGAGGATATGCTGTACGACTCGGACCTCAACATGACGAGCACGCGCATCGAGCTGACACAACTCTCGCCCGACAAGGATGTGCTCACGTTCATCGATCAGCTGCAGCGCGTATCGGCCCAGATCCAGGATGTGGCCACCTCGAGCCGCATGACCACACTTGGGTCGCGGGCCAAGCGCTTGCAGCTCTCGCTGCTGGCACCGCTCGAACAGTTGCGCGGTGACATCGTGTACCATCTGACCGCGCTCGAGCTGCAGCTATCGCCGTGGGCCGCGCAGGTTAATAAAAGCTTGACGCATCTGCGCAACGCGCAGTCCTTCCTCGACACGGACGCGGCTGAGGTGTGCTACAACCGTAGCGACACCTACCGGGCAAGGTTGCGGGGCCACCTGGACGCTTACCGGAACTACACGACCATGGTGCTGAACGATCGATGTGCAAGCTGTCGACCCCTGTTCGACATCTTCGATGCGATGCGGATGCTGTTCTGTCACCACATTATGGATCCCATGAATGGGCTATGGTTTTCGGCGTTTCTGTGCCTGTTTCTGTGGGCCGTGGCGACGCCACTGTCGTTAATGCTTTCCTCCACCTACCGGCGGCTCGAGATACTGTCGACCAAACTGCAACACTCCAACAGCCATCGGTACAA TGCACGAGCTTCCGTACGTGAGGATCAGCGAGAATCCAGCCACTGGTCGACGCAACG ATCCACCGTCAGTGTTATGCCGGACATAGACAGATCTAATTGGTAA